The sequence below is a genomic window from Nitrospirota bacterium.
ACTAGACAACTTTTATTCTGATGGACGAATTCAATCGGATCTTCGATGGTCAGAATATGGTCTTTCCTGTTTCTGTTGATATAATCGATTATCGCAGCCAGAGTCGTGGATTTTCCGCTTCCCGTAGGTCCTGTCACAAGAACCAGCCCCCTGCTGAGATCTGCAAACCTCAGTACCTGCTTCGGAAGTCCAAGGTCTTCGACAGAAAGTATTGTGCTCGGGATTACCCTGAACACTGCACCAAAGCCCCTTTTCTGGAGAAAGAAATTTGCCCTGAACCTTGCAACAGATGGTATTTCATATGCAAAATCAAGGTCTTTCTCTTCAACGAACCGCTTCTTCTGGTCTTCCGTAAGCAGATCGAAAAGCAATTCTCTCAAGATTTCATTTGTCAGAACCTGAAAATTGATCTCCTCAAGTTCCCCGTGTCTTCTTATGAGTGGTTTTGCACCTACACTCATATGCAGATCACTGGCATTTTTTTCGATCATATACTGGAAAAACCTGTCTATTTTTGCCATATTCTGTGACCGTTTATTATTTTCTTGATTTCACTGGGAGAATAATTACCTTCCAACCGTCTATTAAAAACATATCCAAGTTCATTACATGACCTGCACCCCGATCCCCTGCAGGAACTGCACACTTCAGGAACCGGCATGCTGACATAAATGCTCATGAACTCTTCCGGCGCAGAATCCGGGATATACACTGTTTTGTCAGTGATCAGAGCACTGTGCTCACTGTGCTTCATTGAGAAAAAAAGATATCCGTAAACAGGTCTTTGTGACTGGAAAAACCCGGGCAGACGATGTGCTCTCATATCTGAAAATGTGAATTCCTCCGGAATGAACAAGCCAAAAGTCCCTATTACGGCGGGGAAACACACATTCTCATTCCTGTTCAACATGGGGAATACCGATAAAAACATCGTTGTGTCATTCAAATGGACTTCATACAAAAAGCCTATCCCCAGGGATTCGAACGATTCGAATACCTGTTCACTGGTATACGACTCGCTCAGAACCTCCATTTTTTTCAGAATTCCCAATCCGAATACATTTATCTCTGTATTGTTTTCGGTTGTGACAAAATCTATCCGGCAGAAAGAGGTTCCTTCCAGTCGCTCCAGAACTTTTTTAATACTGCTCATTAACGCAGGGATTCCTTTGCGCCTGAAAAACTCCATTAATATTTCTCTTATCTTCTCTCCGTTACCGGAGGAGAGCTTTATTTTTTTGCCAGAAAACTCCTCCATGGATTGAAAAACATCATTATTGAGAGGGTCATCCGTAGCAATCGCGATTTCATCATCAGTCTCATAAAGCGGCAATATTCTGTTTCTGGTAAGAAGTCCCTCGGAAAATCTGCTCATCAATTTCGTATCGAGAGCAATATTCTCGACTATCACGAACGGTATATCGAGTTGTTTGCTCAATACCCATTCAATATCATCACTGGTTATCTTTCCCAGCCTAATGAGCGTTTCCCCAATCCTGAGATTGAATTCTTTCTGGACCCGCAAGCCCTCTTCGAGGTCATCGCGCGTAATTTTTCCGTACTCTATCAGCAGTTCTCCGATACTCTTTTTCTTGAACACTGGGTTTTAACTCACTTACATTACTTTTATGTGATTATAGCAAAACAAGCGGTTCTTTCTCCCGGCCTTTCTTCCTGCGTCCTGTGCAGATAATGCATTAATATGCATTTGACTTTTAAAAATTTATTATGTTTATATAGCTCACCGTTCCGTATCTGAAATGAATTCATAAGGAGGAAATTATATGCGCAAGTACGGATGTATCGCAGTAATAGTATTCCTGATGACCATGTTTTTTCATGGTCAGACTGTGGCAAAGGAAAGTGATGTTGTTGCGAAAATCGGAGAGAAAAAAATTACCCTCGCTGACTTTGAGAGAATCCTTGGATATGTTGACACAGACAGACAGAAACTCTTTGAACAGAATCCTCAGTTGAAAGAGACGCTCCTGAATCAGATTGTGCAGAGCACTGTCATCTCTGATCTTGCCAGAAAGAAAGGTTTTGATAATAGGGCTGATGTGAAGGAACAGCTAAAGATCGTTACCGATAATTTTCTCGCAAATGAATATCTGAAAAGAGAGATCGCCAATAAGATAACTGTTTCCGAAAGTGAAATGAAATCGTATTATGAGGCCCATAAGGATGAGTTCAAAATACCGGAAATGGTAAAGGCGAGCCATATCCTGGTAAGACTGGATGCATCATCTCCTGAAGACGACAGGAAAAAAGCCAGAGAAAAAGCAGAGGATATTCTCAAAAAGATCAAGTCCGGAGAAGACTTTGCAAAACTTGCCTCAGAAATGTCTGAAGACC
It includes:
- a CDS encoding peptidylprolyl isomerase, which translates into the protein MRKYGCIAVIVFLMTMFFHGQTVAKESDVVAKIGEKKITLADFERILGYVDTDRQKLFEQNPQLKETLLNQIVQSTVISDLARKKGFDNRADVKEQLKIVTDNFLANEYLKREIANKITVSESEMKSYYEAHKDEFKIPEMVKASHILVRLDASSPEDDRKKAREKAEDILKKIKSGEDFAKLASEMSEDPGSKTKGGDLGFFPRGRMIKPFEEIAFSMKPGETSNVVETQFGYHIIRVEEKKEASVEPFDAAKERINQKLSQDQIKTKVAEFIENTMKDAAVEMHPEILTGEGISK